The DNA sequence TCGGCGCCATCAATTCTGTAATCAATTGCGCCTGTGAATTTCATGATTTGGCAAAAAGCATTGAATGAGAAACGAATCAGTCGCTGAACTTTGAGCTCTCTTTCATTGGTATTGGGTGTCGTTATTGCAATAGAAGGTAAGATTAAGAAGCTTAATACTAAGCCTCCCAGCCCAAAGGTGGTAAAGCAGAATCCTGTCGCAAACACTCGCCAATATTGCGCTAACTTGCTCATTGCTGTGTTCCTGTCTTGGCGTTATTTATCCACGACCAAGTTTGGTGTTTACCTACAATTGTCCAACGTTGTGTATTCTGAAGAATGTTCTGCAATGTTTGCAGGCCTTGTGGTAAATCAGCCGTTGACCTGTCGCTAGCTATGGGGCTACTAGCTATTGAGCTGCTAGTGGCTGTTCTCGAAATTGAGTATTCATTGCCTGCTGTGATCACTAAACCCAGAGCATAGTCGGCATAGTGTTGTGTTTCGTATTCTTGGTAAAGCTCAGGCAAAGGTTGGTCGAAATCAATGACGAGTACACGATGCGATGGGTATTGGTGAAGATAAAGGTAAGCTTCAATCAGGGCGTTATGAAAGGTGTCTTGCCCCGCAGCGATTGAGGTCAGTGGAATCGGTGCTTTCGCGGCAATGGTGGTTAGGCCCGCTGCGGTATTATGTACCGACTGCGAGAACGCCATTGGAGAGGCATCGTCACCTTCGAGTATCGACTGAATCAATGTGGCGGTTCGGTGTAGCTCACCATGTCGGCTGGCAAAAACCAGATAGTCAATCGAGGTGTCTTTTAATAGCGTTAACGCGGTTTGGACGGCAAGCTTACTTTGCAGGCTCATGCGGCGGCGCATCATCGGCGGGATAGCTTTAAATTCAGTTGAGCCATCTTGTGGCCAATCTAAATTCTTGCTCCATGTTTGCCATTCGGCATCAGAATTGAGCCCCGCAGAATTTGCAGACCATTTCTCAATATTAAACGACATTAATTGGGATTGATTTGACATAGAGTATTGATTTGCTTTGGGTCTAACTAAATACTACGCGTGCTTATAAATAAACACAGATAAGGAATTTAAATGAAATTACTAAAAATAGCCGTTTCAATGTTATTCATATTCGTTCTTGCAGGGTGTGGACGTGTCCAACCTGTAATGAATGTTGAGGATACTCCAGTTGCACTTAATCTTCAAAGCAAACAGGTGAAATCAGCTATTTATGAGTCGGCTGAGAATCGAGGCTGGT is a window from the Vibrio splendidus genome containing:
- a CDS encoding beta-ketoacyl synthase chain length factor; amino-acid sequence: MSNQSQLMSFNIEKWSANSAGLNSDAEWQTWSKNLDWPQDGSTEFKAIPPMMRRRMSLQSKLAVQTALTLLKDTSIDYLVFASRHGELHRTATLIQSILEGDDASPMAFSQSVHNTAAGLTTIAAKAPIPLTSIAAGQDTFHNALIEAYLYLHQYPSHRVLVIDFDQPLPELYQEYETQHYADYALGLVITAGNEYSISRTATSSSIASSPIASDRSTADLPQGLQTLQNILQNTQRWTIVGKHQTWSWINNAKTGTQQ